The DNA sequence TTGCCTCATTGATCCTTTTTATGGGCTCGTAAAGCATGAAGAGAGCGGCTATAAAGGAGAAGAAGGTGCCTGGTGTGGAGGTCCCGTTGATCACCTGAAGCCCGCCGTAAAAAAAGATGGCGGAAACTCCGAGGCCGCCCAGCGTCTCCATCACCGGATTCGACAAGGCCCTCACTTTGAATCTTCGCATGAATGAGTTGAAGAGCTGCTGATTGACTTTTCGGAACCGTGCACGCTCATAGTCTTCCATCCCGAAGGCTTTGACTATCCTGATGCCGGTGATGGTCTCGCTCAATCGCTCGGTTATGTCTTCCAGGGATATGAGCATTCGCGTGGAATAGCGCTTGAGCTTTTTTCCGAAATTTAGCAGCGGATAAACCGCGAGAGGAAAAACAACCATCGCCATCAGAGCCAGCCAAAAATCCCTGTAAAACACAACGAATACCAGTGCCACCACCGTAACCGCGTCGCGCACTATCCCCGTGATAGCGCTGGTCATTGCCCCTTGCACCAGGGCTACGTCGTTATTCATCCTGGAAAGCAGCTCACCGGTGGAATGTCGAACAAAATATGCTACGGACATTTCTTCCAGTTTGGAGAACATCTGCTCTCGAATATCTTTGATAACGCTCTGCCCGATGTAAGCCATCAGATAGTACTGCCCGAAATCGCAGACGCCCTTGAGCATGTAAACAAGGGCCACCGACAGGGGAATCAGGAGCAGCATCGTCCGGTCTTTTTCGAAGAATATATCGTCGAAAGCGGGTTTCACCAGAAACGCTAGGGACGCGGTTAGGCAAGCGACACCGATCATGCAGAAGCCGGCTATTATAAGCCGTGACATGTAGGGCTTGAGATATGTCAGGAGCCTCTTATAAACGTACATGAATCAGGCTTGCCTCGTTCAACGCCGCGAACTCAAGGCGGTTAGATCCGGGTCGCCTTGTGCGGAAATTCCGACCATCGAAATCTTGGCCTTGTCCGCTCTTCTTACCATTTCGCCGTATTCCGTGATCATGGTACGGCCCGCCTCCACTGCCAGCACTTTGGCCTTGGCCACGGTCATGCTGTCAATGGTAGACGGCCCTACGCCGGGGACATCGAAACGCATGTCCTGATCGGGCTTGGCCATCTTGACCACTATCCCGTTAGGGATATTGAGTTCACCGGCCCTGCGGATGGCTCTGTCCGTTCCCTCGATCGCCTCCACCACCAGCACGGCCGAGTTCTTGACCACGACGGTCTGTCCTATATCCAAGTTCCCTATTCCGAGGGCCATTTTTCTGCCGAACAAAATGTCCTTCCACTGCTTTTCGGTCGGAACGCGCTTGGTCATTACACCCAGCGGCGCCATGAGCTTGGAGGCCCATGAGGTGATCTCTTCGATCTCTATCCCATCTTTTTTGAACTCGTCGGCTATTGCCGCCAAAATAGTGTCGTCCCGCCAATCCGACATAGCGCGAACCACCCGCAGGGCCCGTCGGTCAAAACGCAGGTTCCACGGCCGCAGAAGATTGCTTTTCTCTATCTTTCCGGCCATAACAACGCGGCTGACTTGCCGGGATTTCAGAATGGAGATCGCCTTCTCCAGTTGCCCCAGCTTCAGCCAGAAAATCTCTTTGACCAGATGGGCAATGGCCGGGTCCGTAAAACCGGGGAACGCTATGGCAACAACGTTGTACCCGCGACCTGCAGCTTCGTCCGCCACGTGCAGAGGAAGATTTCCCGTGCCGGCTATTATGCCAAGGTTGTCCAAACTCAAACCGCCCGGAATGCGTGCCGGCTGAGCGAGACGCGTGCTGTGCCACGCTTGGACGTGGCGAGGAACTCGGCAAACCTCAGTGCCTCGGGCACCTCCGGCATCTCTGTTCGGATCTTCTGAACAGCCTGTTCCACCCTTAACGACGAACGAAATGCAATTTTGAAGGCCTTCTTGAGTTTTAGGATGGTCTCGCGAGGAAAACGATTGCGCCTGAGACCGACCTCGTTCAGGCCATAAACATAGATTCTGGCGCCAGAGGCCAGGGTGTACGGCGGAACATCCTTAGCCACTCCCGACACGCCACCCACGAGGGCGTACTCTCCCACCCTTACGAACTGGTGTACGGCCACGATGCCTCCCAGAATGGCGTGTGCGCCGATTTCTATATGACCTCCCAGGTGGGCCGAATTTGCCATGATGACGCCGGGGCCGAGGGTGCAATCGTGCGCCACGTGACAGTAGGCCATTAGATAACAGTCGTCTCCGATTACTGTGGCTTCTCTCCCCCTGGAGGTTCCGCGATGGATGGTGACGTACTCCCTTACTATAACACGGGAGCCAATTTCCACGCGCGTGTCCTCTCCTCTGTAGGAGAAGTCTTGAGGAGCCCCGCCTATGCAGGCGAATTGAAAAATGCGTGTTTGGGCGCCGATCGTCGTACGTCCCTCGATGGTAACGTGAGGCCCTATTTCACAGCCTTCGTGAATCACGACGTTCTCACCGACCACGCAGTAAGGACCGATGGAGACGGCTTCACCTATGGACGCTCCCGGATGGACAACTGCCGTGGGATGAATCATTGCACTTCCTTGCGGTTCGATAAAACGAGGTTTTCCAGTTTTCTGATCCTCTCCAGGATCTCCGGAAGCCTCTTGAAAAGCGACTGCACTCGCAGAAACACACTGTGGGGCATAGCCGGGACCGAGCCGGCCATGACCGAGCCATCGGGGACATTTCTGTATATTCCGACACGGGTGGCAAGGATCACACCGTCGCCGATACGCACATGATCCCTTACCCCCACTTGCCCACCAATCATTCCGAAACGACCGACGGACGAACTCCCGGCAATTCCTGATTGAGAGGCGATGACCGTGCCGTCACCGATGGAGACATTGTGAGCTATCTGAATCAGGTTATCCAGCTTTACACCCTTTCCTATACGTGTGGCTCCGGCCAACGCCCGGTCCACAGCACAAAGGGCCCCGATCTCCGCGTCATCTTCAATTTCCACAGTGCCGCTCTGGTATTTCTTCACGTTGACGAAGTTTCCTTGATGGTCCTGGTCCCTCGCGAACCCGAAACCGTCGGAACCGATGACCGCGCCTGAATGAATAATAACCCGTCGACCGATTCTAACTCTCGGATAAATCGTTACGTTCGGGAATATCCGTGTTTCCTCACCTATTTCAACGTGCTCTCCGACTACGACGTGCGGGCCTATGACCGAACGGTCCCCCACAACCGCGCCCTTGCCCAGGACAGCGTACGGCCCTACCGAGACATCCTGTCCCAGCGTGCATTCCGGATGGACTTCGGCCTTGGAGGAAACACCCGCCGGTGGTGCCGGGTAAGGATAGTACAAGGCCGTCAGGCGCGCGAAAGCCGCTTCCGGGTTACCCGACCTGATATGAGGTCGTGAACCGGGGTCCAAGTTCGGCGGAACGATCACAGCCCCTGCCGAACTCTGGGCCAGTTGCTGGAGAAATCGTGCATTGGCGACGTAGGTTATGTCCTTTTCGCCGGCATGCTCAATGGGCCGCACACCCGCAATCTCAGGTCCGGGCGACTCCGAGGCCTGCCCGCCCAGAAATCCGGCCAATTGCTCCAGGGTAAATGTCACCATTTTTTCAAAGACTGTCCCTTCCGGATCATTTCGCCGGGGCCGCAGGTTTCTTAGCAGGGGGGGCGGGCGCAGGAGCCGGCTTCTTTGGAGCAGCGGGGGCAGGGGCTTTGGAAGTGCCGGCCTCTGCGTCGTATCGCTTGGCGACTTCGTCTGTGATGTCCAACGCATCATCTGCCGCAAGCAGTGCTCCCGAATCGAAAACCAAGGTAAGGTGCTTTTCCGTCCGGATCGCGGATATTATTTTCGCTATGTCTCGCCGGAAGGAATCCTGTGCTTCGCGCTGGTCGTTTTGCAGAGCGTTCTGGGCTTCTTTTTCGCCCAGCTTCAGCTCCATTTCCTTGATCCCCAATTCCTTGATCAGCTGATTCCTGGTGTCTTCCTTGAGCATGGGGCCCTGTTTCTGGATCTTTTCCTGGATCGCATCGAGTTCTTTTTTCTTATTCTCCAACTCTGTCCGCTTCTGGATTACTTTGTCCTGGAACTTCTTTTGTTGGTCCTGCGCTTTTTTGGACGCATTCGCAAATTTGGCAAAGTCAACGAAGGCCATCTTGCCCTCCTGCGCGACGCAGACGCCGGAAAAAACGAATGCAGCGCAAACAATGGCCCAAAGGGCTATCAAGATACTTTTCTTCATCAAACCACTCCTTTGTTCTTTGTTAAGTTCTTAGGCCGCAACTCCTCCCGAAATGAAGATAGCGGCCCTGCGTTACATGGAATCCATACTGTTCCGGATCGGACACCTACCTGATGCAACAGAGATCCGGATGTCGTCGGTCTAGTGTTTCGCCTGCCCGGAGCCGGTGCAATCCCAGGGGAAAGCCCGATTACTCCCGGAAAATGTGTAATATCAAAAGAGCTGGCCCATTGAAAAGGCCACGGCACCCGGCGTCTCGCCCTTTTCCGGGCTAACTTTCCAGCCATATTCTATGCGGAGAGGCCCCATTGGGGAAACCCAGCGAATCCCTACACCGGCCCCGGCCTTGGCGGTCGTCAAGAAGGGGCTTTCGGAGGCGTTCCAGGCATTTCCCACGTCAAAGAAAACCACTCCATTCAGCTTGAGTTGATCCACAAGGGGGAAAAGGCATTCCAAGTTGGTGTACAGCGATCTGTCGCCTCCTATTATATTGCCGTATCGATCGCGCGGTCCTATTTGGCCGAACTGGTAGCCTCGAACACTGCCTATTCCACCGAGCAGAAGTCGGCGGTCAAACGGGATGGGGTCGGGCCCGACTTCGTGTAGCAGCGAGCCGCTGGTGTGCACTTTGACGATAGCCCGCCAGAATAACGGGTAATAATAGCTCATATCCGCCATGTGACTGGCAAAAGCCAAGTCACCACCAAACCCTGAAAATCGGCTCGCAAACGAAACCTTACTTCCTCCGCTGGGAATCATGGGATGGTTGCGGGTATCTCTGCCCACGCTAAGAGAGACCGCGTTGTCGGATACATTCGTGAACTTCTGGGCCACCGTTCCATACTGCTTGTAGTACTCCACTATGGATCGGGCGAATCCTTGTTCGAATCCGGTAAGTTTGCTCGAATCGCGGGAGAAGCCGGTAGACATGGTCCAAAAGCCGTACAACGGATGCCCAAGATGAACGCTGAATCCTTCACTGTCTCGGTAATAGTTGGATTCCTTCATCATTGACTTATATCCCCGGACCGTGCCGCTAAGAGACAGATCAAAGATCCACGGGTAAGTGACCGATCCCTCATAGGAGTTCCTTCTGCCGGAGAGATTTGCCTTGGCATTGGCCATGATCCCTAATCCGAAGAGGTTCTTCTCCTGAAGGTTGACGTTACCCATCGCGCCGTCCTGCGAGGAATAGCCCAGGCCTGCCGACAAGGAGCCGGTCTTCTTTTCCAGGACCTCGACCGTCACATTCATGAGGTCGGGCCGGGAACCGGGGGATGTCTTGAGTCTCACCGCTTCGAAGAAATCCGTACCTTCAAGCCTGCTCTTGGTCGCATCAAACCTGTCAGCGCTATAGAGATCTCCTTCGCTAATGGCAAGGGACCTTCGAATAATCTTGTCTCGTGTTCGTTCATTGCCGGCTACGTCCACCTTCTCGATGGTAACGCGCTCCCCTTTGGTTATATGGTAAACCAGGTCTACAAATTCATGCTTCTCATTTATCTTTTGCCGAGGCTCGATGTCCACGTATGCGTAGCCTAAGTTATTGTAAATCTTGGTGAGCGCCTTGATGTCATCACCCACAAGAGACCGACGGAACCAAGTTTTGGGCTTGACCTGCAATACCGGGATAAATTTCTCCGCAGGTTCGACCAGGTCGCCATCAACTTTAACCGTTCGCACCTGGTACCTGTTCCCCTCACGGATCGGATACGTCACGGTAACGGACCTATCCTTGAAATCCATCTTGGGGGCCCCCACCTGGACCTCGATGAAGCCGTTGTCCATGTAGGCCACGGTGAGCCGCATGCGGTTTTCTTCCAATTTGTCTTTGGTAAAAGTACCGGAGTCGTCGAGGAACCAGAACCAACTCTTTGGCTTCAGGGTCATCAGCTTTCGCGCTTCAGACTCAGGTAGCTTTTTTCGCCCTTCAAGGACTATGTCGGTGAGATAGCTCTTTTGACCTTCGTCTATCTTGAAAACCAGTTTGGCCTCGTTTTGAGAAAGGTCCTTTATTTCGTATTCGATTTTCGGCTGATAATAGCCGGATTTCTCGTACATTTTTTTAATTTTTTCGATGTCGTCTCGGATCTTTTCATTGCTCGCAACCGCGCGGGATTTCGTGGTCAAGGTATCGAGGATCTCGTCCTTGGCGAAAAGCTTATTACCTTCGATCTCTATCGTTCCTATGGACGGCCGCTCCTTGACCGTCACTTTGAGATCTATAGTGCCTTCCGGCGTGCCCTCGGCATCAATCTGGACATCCTCGAAGTATCCCATCGAGTAGATCTCTCTGATTTCATTGCCGATAGCCGATTTGCGGAAGAAGGACCCGGGCTTTACCTCCAACTTGTGGAGAATTGCGTCCTTTTCAATCCTTTTATTTCCTTCAATCTTAATTTCGCCTATCTTGGGCCTCTTAAGAACGAGGTCACCAATCTCAGGGGCCAATTCCTTGACGCGATTGCTCAGTTCCTCCATGTCTTTTCCATTGGCAGAAAACAATCGCGGCCTTTGAGCGTGTTCCTTGTCAACGACCCACAACTCGACGCTGTACCCGTCATCCAATTTGGTGACCGTCCCCCAAATGGCCGCTTGGGCACCCATTCGCTCCCCGATGCGCAGCAAGCGAGTTGGATCTACCTTTCTGTCTTGAACAGCCGATTGAAAGGGTTGGCCGGATAGAAGTTCAACATCTCCTTCACGAGTCAATTCGGAGCCGAGGGCCCCCGAGAATTCAGTACTGTACTCCGCAAGTTCCCCTTTGGAAACGATCTTGAACGGGAAGATCATGATCTTACTGAATTTCTGGGATTGCGCCCACAAAACGAGAGGAACGAGCAAGAACAGGACTATGAAAAACAGAAGCCTCTTCATTGAAGCTCCTCGAGTTTTCCCGCCACCAGGCCCACCCTCCTGTCCATGGAGCGAGCAAGGGATTCTTTGTGTGTGACGACTATCAAGGTGGTGTTCCGGTAGCGGTTCAACTCCTTCATGAGGGACTCTATCTCA is a window from the Desulfomonile tiedjei genome containing:
- a CDS encoding ABC transporter ATP-binding protein, whose product is MYVYKRLLTYLKPYMSRLIIAGFCMIGVACLTASLAFLVKPAFDDIFFEKDRTMLLLIPLSVALVYMLKGVCDFGQYYLMAYIGQSVIKDIREQMFSKLEEMSVAYFVRHSTGELLSRMNNDVALVQGAMTSAITGIVRDAVTVVALVFVVFYRDFWLALMAMVVFPLAVYPLLNFGKKLKRYSTRMLISLEDITERLSETITGIRIVKAFGMEDYERARFRKVNQQLFNSFMRRFKVRALSNPVMETLGGLGVSAIFFYGGLQVINGTSTPGTFFSFIAALFMLYEPIKRINEANMTIQEGVAAGERIFELLDTSPDVIDGPDAQRLESVREEILYDRVIFAYDSEPILQDVTLRIKVGEAVAVVGESGVGKSTLLDLLPRFYDVTSGRVLIDGKDVRDLTQRSLRDNIGIVTQQTILFDDTVRNNIAYGRPDLSLDRVVEAAKAAHAHDFIMGLPQGYDSPIGEDGIKLSGGERQRIAIARALLKDPPILILDEATSNLDSDSEKAVQQALEELMKGRTTLVVAHRLSTIRNVDRVYVLVNGHVAEEGSHDELLARNGEFARIYNLQFAVDDSSREDTPAVSAVPI
- the lpxI gene encoding UDP-2,3-diacylglucosamine diphosphatase LpxI (LpxI, functionally equivalent to LpxH, replaces it in LPS biosynthesis in a minority of bacteria.), yielding MDNLGIIAGTGNLPLHVADEAAGRGYNVVAIAFPGFTDPAIAHLVKEIFWLKLGQLEKAISILKSRQVSRVVMAGKIEKSNLLRPWNLRFDRRALRVVRAMSDWRDDTILAAIADEFKKDGIEIEEITSWASKLMAPLGVMTKRVPTEKQWKDILFGRKMALGIGNLDIGQTVVVKNSAVLVVEAIEGTDRAIRRAGELNIPNGIVVKMAKPDQDMRFDVPGVGPSTIDSMTVAKAKVLAVEAGRTMITEYGEMVRRADKAKISMVGISAQGDPDLTALSSRR
- the lpxA gene encoding acyl-ACP--UDP-N-acetylglucosamine O-acyltransferase codes for the protein MIHPTAVVHPGASIGEAVSIGPYCVVGENVVIHEGCEIGPHVTIEGRTTIGAQTRIFQFACIGGAPQDFSYRGEDTRVEIGSRVIVREYVTIHRGTSRGREATVIGDDCYLMAYCHVAHDCTLGPGVIMANSAHLGGHIEIGAHAILGGIVAVHQFVRVGEYALVGGVSGVAKDVPPYTLASGARIYVYGLNEVGLRRNRFPRETILKLKKAFKIAFRSSLRVEQAVQKIRTEMPEVPEALRFAEFLATSKRGTARVSLSRHAFRAV
- the lpxD gene encoding UDP-3-O-(3-hydroxymyristoyl)glucosamine N-acyltransferase, whose amino-acid sequence is MVTFTLEQLAGFLGGQASESPGPEIAGVRPIEHAGEKDITYVANARFLQQLAQSSAGAVIVPPNLDPGSRPHIRSGNPEAAFARLTALYYPYPAPPAGVSSKAEVHPECTLGQDVSVGPYAVLGKGAVVGDRSVIGPHVVVGEHVEIGEETRIFPNVTIYPRVRIGRRVIIHSGAVIGSDGFGFARDQDHQGNFVNVKKYQSGTVEIEDDAEIGALCAVDRALAGATRIGKGVKLDNLIQIAHNVSIGDGTVIASQSGIAGSSSVGRFGMIGGQVGVRDHVRIGDGVILATRVGIYRNVPDGSVMAGSVPAMPHSVFLRVQSLFKRLPEILERIRKLENLVLSNRKEVQ
- a CDS encoding OmpH family outer membrane protein, which translates into the protein MKKSILIALWAIVCAAFVFSGVCVAQEGKMAFVDFAKFANASKKAQDQQKKFQDKVIQKRTELENKKKELDAIQEKIQKQGPMLKEDTRNQLIKELGIKEMELKLGEKEAQNALQNDQREAQDSFRRDIAKIISAIRTEKHLTLVFDSGALLAADDALDITDEVAKRYDAEAGTSKAPAPAAPKKPAPAPAPPAKKPAAPAK
- the bamA gene encoding outer membrane protein assembly factor BamA, whose amino-acid sequence is MKRLLFFIVLFLLVPLVLWAQSQKFSKIMIFPFKIVSKGELAEYSTEFSGALGSELTREGDVELLSGQPFQSAVQDRKVDPTRLLRIGERMGAQAAIWGTVTKLDDGYSVELWVVDKEHAQRPRLFSANGKDMEELSNRVKELAPEIGDLVLKRPKIGEIKIEGNKRIEKDAILHKLEVKPGSFFRKSAIGNEIREIYSMGYFEDVQIDAEGTPEGTIDLKVTVKERPSIGTIEIEGNKLFAKDEILDTLTTKSRAVASNEKIRDDIEKIKKMYEKSGYYQPKIEYEIKDLSQNEAKLVFKIDEGQKSYLTDIVLEGRKKLPESEARKLMTLKPKSWFWFLDDSGTFTKDKLEENRMRLTVAYMDNGFIEVQVGAPKMDFKDRSVTVTYPIREGNRYQVRTVKVDGDLVEPAEKFIPVLQVKPKTWFRRSLVGDDIKALTKIYNNLGYAYVDIEPRQKINEKHEFVDLVYHITKGERVTIEKVDVAGNERTRDKIIRRSLAISEGDLYSADRFDATKSRLEGTDFFEAVRLKTSPGSRPDLMNVTVEVLEKKTGSLSAGLGYSSQDGAMGNVNLQEKNLFGLGIMANAKANLSGRRNSYEGSVTYPWIFDLSLSGTVRGYKSMMKESNYYRDSEGFSVHLGHPLYGFWTMSTGFSRDSSKLTGFEQGFARSIVEYYKQYGTVAQKFTNVSDNAVSLSVGRDTRNHPMIPSGGSKVSFASRFSGFGGDLAFASHMADMSYYYPLFWRAIVKVHTSGSLLHEVGPDPIPFDRRLLLGGIGSVRGYQFGQIGPRDRYGNIIGGDRSLYTNLECLFPLVDQLKLNGVVFFDVGNAWNASESPFLTTAKAGAGVGIRWVSPMGPLRIEYGWKVSPEKGETPGAVAFSMGQLF